In Planifilum fulgidum, a single window of DNA contains:
- a CDS encoding arylamine N-acetyltransferase family protein codes for MQTNVKPDVQAYLNLLDLAAPPKPTLAFLERLHERHLLRVPFENLNIHLKRPIRLDIPSLFDKIVRQKRGGFCYELNHLFHWLLRSLGYDSILVSARVKNERGGFNPEFDHLALIVTLDEPYLADVGFGNAFRRPLPISGEVREDIGGAYRVRRLSKGEYAMQRQSGESWSDAYRFTLVPRRIEDFMDMCRYHQTSPDSHFTRNRICSRATRTGRITLTDTALKVTEGGEQKTRPVTSEEEWFRLLERHFGIRP; via the coding sequence ATGCAAACAAATGTCAAACCGGACGTGCAGGCTTATCTGAATCTCCTCGACCTCGCCGCCCCGCCGAAACCCACCCTTGCCTTCCTCGAGCGGCTGCACGAACGCCATCTGCTCAGGGTGCCCTTTGAGAATCTGAACATTCATCTGAAGCGGCCGATTCGTCTCGACATCCCTTCCCTGTTCGACAAGATCGTGCGGCAAAAACGGGGAGGGTTCTGCTACGAACTGAATCACCTGTTTCATTGGCTGCTGCGGTCCCTCGGGTATGATTCCATCCTCGTCTCGGCGAGGGTGAAAAACGAACGGGGCGGGTTCAACCCCGAATTCGACCACCTCGCCCTGATTGTCACCCTGGATGAACCTTACTTGGCGGATGTGGGCTTCGGGAACGCCTTCCGCCGTCCGCTGCCCATAAGCGGAGAAGTCCGGGAAGACATCGGCGGCGCTTACCGGGTGAGGCGCCTCTCAAAGGGCGAATACGCGATGCAGCGGCAAAGCGGCGAAAGCTGGTCCGACGCCTATCGGTTCACCCTTGTTCCCCGAAGGATAGAGGATTTCATGGACATGTGCCGATACCACCAAACGTCGCCGGATTCCCATTTCACCCGGAACCGGATCTGCTCCCGGGCCACGCGCACCGGCCGGATCACCTTGACCGACACCGCCCTGAAGGTGACCGAAGGCGGAGAGCAGAAAACGCGCCCCGTCACATCGGAGGAAGAGTGGTTCCGACTGCTTGAGAGACATTTCGGCATCCGGCCGTAA
- a CDS encoding group I truncated hemoglobin: MQESSQTTLYEQLGGQEAIDAVVEEFYARVLADEKVKDLFKNTDMEKQKRHQAAFIAYATGGPNRYRGRTIKKAHEGLGITEEQFMAVATHLSDALKHFNVPQHLIDRVIEIFASLKDDVVEQ; encoded by the coding sequence ATGCAAGAAAGCTCTCAAACCACCCTTTACGAACAATTGGGGGGACAGGAAGCGATCGACGCGGTCGTGGAAGAGTTTTACGCCCGCGTGTTGGCGGACGAAAAGGTGAAGGATCTGTTCAAAAACACGGATATGGAAAAGCAGAAGCGCCATCAGGCCGCCTTCATCGCCTACGCCACCGGAGGACCCAACCGCTACCGGGGGCGCACCATCAAAAAGGCCCATGAGGGGCTGGGCATCACCGAGGAGCAGTTTATGGCGGTTGCCACGCACCTGTCCGACGCGCTGAAACACTTCAACGTTCCGCAGCACTTGATCGACCGGGTTATTGAGATTTTCGCCTCCCTGAAGGACGACGTGGTCGAGCAATAA
- a CDS encoding group I truncated hemoglobin: MEETNLYYKLGGQKAIRAVVEEFYRRMLEDELVNEAFRGIDMDRLRNHQTAFLSYALGGPVEYDGRTLREGHKGLNITSEQYERMIRIMNDTLRTFNVADEDRVKIEAFLRSVKPFVVGQ; the protein is encoded by the coding sequence GTGGAGGAAACAAACCTTTATTACAAGTTGGGCGGTCAAAAGGCGATCAGAGCCGTCGTGGAGGAGTTTTACCGCCGGATGCTGGAGGACGAGTTGGTGAACGAGGCGTTTAGAGGAATCGACATGGACCGGCTCAGGAACCACCAAACCGCCTTCCTTTCCTATGCTCTCGGCGGACCCGTCGAATATGACGGAAGAACCCTGCGGGAAGGGCACAAGGGTCTCAACATCACATCCGAGCAGTATGAGCGGATGATCCGGATCATGAACGACACGCTGAGGACCTTCAACGTGGCCGACGAGGACCGGGTAAAGATCGAGGCTTTTCTCCGTTCGGTCAAACCTTTTGTCGTGGGGCAATAA
- a CDS encoding outer membrane lipoprotein-sorting protein — MRRKAWAIVTVVIVLTLLAGCGPKSAEEVVHDLSERSEDLKSYRSQAKMTIQTGSKPQVYDVEVWYKQPHYYRVSLKNVNKDITQILLRNDDGVYVLTPHLNKSFRFHSDWPESSGQVYLYQTIINSIIDDSSRVFTAGEEDYRFEVAAKFEQNHSLVKQRIWLDRKLNPKRVEVLDADDQVKVLVEFNRFEPDASFDKDAFDMERNMTGYGDPTIVPSSGREEATEEKEKKELSVLTPGWIPEGTRLVDQQTVSSPEGKVVILRYQGESPFTLSQRKPEAVQASLPLYGRPIDLGFTQGILLETDENKRLSWTYEGTDFELVGNLPVDVMARIARSIEDQPAK, encoded by the coding sequence ATGCGTCGGAAAGCGTGGGCGATCGTGACTGTGGTGATCGTCTTGACACTTCTGGCGGGTTGTGGTCCCAAAAGCGCCGAAGAAGTGGTGCACGATTTGTCCGAGCGCTCCGAGGACCTGAAAAGTTACCGCAGTCAGGCCAAAATGACGATTCAGACCGGCAGCAAGCCGCAGGTGTACGATGTCGAGGTTTGGTACAAACAACCGCACTATTACCGGGTCAGCTTGAAAAATGTGAACAAGGACATCACCCAGATCCTCCTTCGCAATGATGACGGCGTGTACGTATTGACCCCCCATCTGAACAAGAGCTTTCGCTTCCACAGTGATTGGCCGGAATCCAGCGGGCAGGTTTATCTGTACCAGACGATCATAAACAGCATCATCGACGATTCCTCCCGCGTGTTTACCGCCGGCGAGGAAGATTACCGGTTTGAGGTGGCCGCGAAGTTTGAACAGAATCATTCGCTGGTGAAACAGCGGATTTGGCTGGACCGCAAGCTGAATCCCAAAAGGGTGGAAGTGTTGGATGCGGATGACCAAGTGAAGGTGCTCGTGGAATTTAACCGGTTTGAGCCCGATGCCAGCTTTGACAAGGACGCCTTTGACATGGAGCGGAACATGACCGGTTATGGCGATCCGACGATCGTCCCCTCCTCGGGCCGGGAGGAGGCAACGGAGGAGAAGGAAAAGAAGGAGCTTAGCGTGCTGACCCCCGGATGGATTCCCGAGGGAACCCGCCTGGTCGATCAGCAGACGGTGAGCAGCCCGGAGGGCAAAGTGGTGATTTTGCGTTATCAGGGCGAATCCCCCTTCACCCTGAGCCAGAGGAAGCCGGAGGCGGTACAGGCCAGCCTTCCCCTTTACGGACGACCGATCGATCTCGGCTTCACCCAGGGCATTCTGCTGGAAACGGATGAGAACAAGCGGCTTTCCTGGACCTATGAAGGGACCGATTTCGAATTGGTGGGCAACCTGCCGGTGGATGTCATGGCCCGGATCGCCCGTTCGATCGAAGATCAACCGGCCAAATGA
- a CDS encoding NAD(P)H-hydrate dehydratase, with product MYLTTAQEMRDLDRYAIETIGIPGVVLMENAGKAVARLLTDRLPHPGDALVLAGTGNNGGDGFVAARHLAAAGWRVTVWLAGPEEKLTSDARVFFRVCRNLGIPVVRDAAERREELSRRIAEADAIVDALLGTGIRGEVRPRALELIRLVNENRRGAVVAVDVPSGADTDTGALLPEAIRADWTVTFAYPKWCHYLRPAAEHCGEVIVADIGIPRSAAEHRPPAARVNDPSWWREWLRPRSRWSHKGTYGHLLVVGGSRGMLGAAVLAGMAGLRIGAGLSTVAVPAGQEPILAAKVTDALVWGWPDDGEGRFAGDSARVLAERVDRFTAAAVGPGLGRFPGEGTWLRGVLETLPCPVVLDADGLNILAEHPDALRFRKGETILTPHPGEMARLAGTNTAGVESSRHVLAREWAKKTGCVVVLKGTHTIIAFPDGTQMVNPTGTPAMAKAGSGDVLSGVIGGLLARGIPAAAAAAMGVYLHGLAGELAVRTSEHSLLASEILSQLGTALSRLASDRARA from the coding sequence GTGTACTTGACAACTGCACAGGAGATGCGCGATCTGGACCGTTATGCCATCGAAACGATCGGCATTCCCGGTGTGGTGTTGATGGAAAACGCCGGAAAGGCGGTGGCCCGGTTGCTGACGGACCGGCTTCCCCATCCGGGAGATGCCCTCGTTCTCGCCGGAACCGGCAACAACGGCGGAGACGGGTTTGTGGCGGCCCGCCATCTGGCCGCCGCCGGCTGGCGGGTGACCGTCTGGCTGGCGGGACCGGAAGAAAAGCTCACCTCCGATGCTCGCGTCTTCTTCCGGGTCTGCCGCAACCTGGGAATTCCCGTCGTCCGGGATGCGGCGGAGCGACGGGAGGAACTTTCGCGCCGGATCGCGGAAGCGGATGCGATCGTCGACGCTTTGCTCGGCACCGGCATCCGGGGAGAGGTGCGTCCCCGGGCGCTGGAGCTGATCCGCCTGGTCAACGAAAACCGCCGGGGCGCCGTTGTCGCCGTCGATGTGCCCAGCGGCGCCGACACGGACACGGGAGCCCTGCTGCCGGAGGCGATCCGCGCCGACTGGACGGTGACCTTTGCCTATCCCAAGTGGTGCCACTATCTGCGGCCGGCCGCCGAACACTGCGGCGAAGTGATTGTCGCCGACATCGGCATTCCCCGGTCGGCGGCGGAACACCGTCCCCCCGCGGCCCGCGTCAACGATCCCTCCTGGTGGAGGGAATGGCTGCGTCCCCGCTCCCGCTGGTCCCACAAGGGGACGTACGGACATCTGCTGGTGGTCGGCGGCTCGCGGGGGATGCTCGGCGCCGCTGTTCTGGCGGGAATGGCGGGTCTCCGCATCGGCGCGGGGCTTTCGACGGTGGCCGTCCCCGCCGGACAAGAACCGATTCTCGCCGCCAAGGTGACGGATGCGCTGGTATGGGGATGGCCGGATGACGGCGAGGGGAGGTTTGCCGGAGACAGCGCCCGGGTCTTGGCGGAACGGGTCGACCGGTTCACCGCTGCCGCCGTGGGTCCCGGGCTGGGACGTTTTCCCGGCGAAGGGACCTGGCTTCGGGGAGTGCTCGAGACGTTGCCGTGTCCGGTGGTGTTAGACGCGGACGGGCTGAACATCCTGGCGGAACATCCCGATGCGCTTCGCTTCCGGAAAGGGGAGACGATCCTGACGCCCCATCCCGGGGAAATGGCCCGTCTGGCGGGGACAAATACGGCCGGGGTGGAGTCGTCCCGGCACGTTCTCGCCCGGGAGTGGGCGAAGAAGACGGGGTGCGTGGTGGTGTTGAAGGGAACCCACACCATCATCGCCTTTCCCGACGGGACCCAGATGGTGAACCCCACGGGCACTCCGGCCATGGCCAAAGCGGGCTCCGGCGACGTCCTGAGCGGGGTGATCGGCGGCCTTCTCGCCCGGGGAATCCCTGCGGCTGCGGCGGCCGCGATGGGGGTGTACCTGCACGGCCTCGCCGGCGAACTCGCCGTCCGCACGTCCGAGCACAGCCTGCTCGCCTCCGAAATCCTGTCACAACTGGGAACCGCTCTGTCCCGGCTCGCGTCCGATCGCGCCCGTGCCTAA
- the acpS gene encoding holo-ACP synthase — MILGIGIDLVELERIRRFGAERLARRILTERERAYLPRSEGRILEFLAGRFAAKEAVSKAAGTGIGKLSFQDIEILPDERSCPQVRLSPQGRAALGWGEEVRLHLSITHSDHYATAMVVAERI; from the coding sequence ATGATTCTCGGCATCGGCATCGATCTGGTGGAATTGGAGCGGATTCGCCGGTTCGGGGCGGAGCGGCTGGCGCGACGCATTTTGACCGAAAGGGAGAGGGCCTATCTGCCGCGGTCGGAAGGACGGATCCTGGAATTTCTCGCCGGCCGGTTTGCGGCCAAGGAGGCGGTGTCCAAGGCGGCGGGCACGGGGATCGGCAAGCTGAGCTTTCAAGACATCGAAATCCTCCCCGACGAAAGGAGCTGTCCGCAGGTCCGCCTCAGCCCGCAGGGCCGGGCCGCCCTGGGCTGGGGGGAGGAGGTGCGCCTCCATCTTTCCATCACCCATTCGGACCACTATGCGACGGCGATGGTCGTGGCGGAGCGGATCTGA
- a CDS encoding ABC transporter permease: MKAYLQLTKAQLLLFARNRNIVIWTLLFPIFMMLALGMLVGDGMRFQVRVAVADEDGSEASRQFVGELEKAEGLDPVPPSGGGPEMIRSGEADLVVVVKKGFGERVASPEKGETARLVALYYDKSNPAVAEIGTALVRQAVDRLNKRLVRFQPVVGMEEINVQSRPMSYVDFLVPGILSLMIMSNNLNGVAGTIASWRERGILRRMQGTPLSSGTFIAGQITARIILNAVQAIAVLLVAYFAFDVHVYGSWAALIFFILLGTLTFLSIGFIIASLARSPESAGPIAGLVSFPMIFVGGIFFPIRNLPDILQPLVEVIPIVHLTRALRDIMNAGAGMADLWMPTAALSAWLVVSFLVAAKTFRWDVE, translated from the coding sequence ATGAAAGCGTATCTTCAACTGACCAAGGCGCAGCTGTTGCTGTTCGCCCGCAACCGGAACATCGTGATCTGGACCCTGCTGTTTCCCATTTTCATGATGCTCGCCCTGGGGATGCTGGTCGGGGACGGCATGCGCTTTCAGGTGAGGGTGGCTGTCGCCGACGAGGACGGCTCGGAGGCGTCGCGGCAATTTGTCGGGGAGCTGGAAAAAGCGGAGGGGTTGGACCCGGTCCCGCCTTCCGGCGGCGGGCCGGAAATGATCCGCAGCGGGGAGGCGGATCTGGTCGTCGTGGTGAAAAAGGGCTTCGGCGAGCGGGTCGCATCGCCGGAGAAAGGGGAGACGGCCCGACTGGTCGCGCTCTACTACGACAAGAGCAACCCGGCGGTGGCGGAGATCGGAACGGCACTGGTCCGCCAGGCGGTGGACCGTCTGAACAAACGGCTGGTCCGTTTTCAGCCGGTGGTCGGGATGGAAGAAATCAATGTGCAAAGCCGGCCGATGAGTTATGTCGATTTCCTTGTTCCCGGCATTTTGTCCCTGATGATCATGAGCAACAACTTGAACGGTGTGGCCGGCACCATCGCTTCCTGGCGGGAGCGGGGAATCCTGCGCCGCATGCAGGGAACTCCCTTGTCCAGCGGCACGTTCATCGCCGGGCAGATTACCGCCCGCATCATCCTGAACGCAGTGCAGGCGATCGCCGTCCTCCTGGTGGCCTACTTCGCCTTTGACGTTCACGTTTACGGTTCCTGGGCCGCCTTGATCTTTTTCATTCTGCTCGGAACGCTGACTTTTCTGTCGATCGGTTTCATCATCGCCAGCCTGGCCCGCAGCCCCGAGAGCGCGGGTCCGATCGCCGGGCTGGTCTCCTTTCCGATGATTTTTGTCGGGGGGATTTTCTTTCCCATCCGGAATTTGCCGGACATCCTGCAGCCGCTGGTCGAGGTGATACCCATCGTTCACCTGACCCGCGCGCTTCGGGACATCATGAACGCGGGCGCCGGGATGGCGGATTTGTGGATGCCGACGGCGGCCTTGTCGGCCTGGCTCGTCGTCTCCTTCCTGGTGGCGGCCAAGACGTTTCGGTGGGATGTGGAATGA
- a CDS encoding ABC transporter ATP-binding protein, with translation MNTGSESGPIVRVSRLVKRYGGKPVVSGVSFEVAEGEVFGLLGPNGAGKTTTMEMIEGLRLPDEGEIFVDGIDAIRHRDRVKRIIGVQLQSTALFEHLTVRESLQLYASFYGISRDFEPLLDSFDLKEKERTLVKHLSGGQRQRLAIALAVVHDPKVLFLDEPTTGLDPQARRGLWEIIRKLKGEGRTIFLSTHYMEEAEQLCDRVAIMDRGEIIALDTPAGLIRGLESDSVVEFTAESEAEAAFHRLPGVKEVRRTGERQTGVVLLTDRLQETLSGLITWAGERGVVLKDLRTRTATLEDVFLQRTGKRLTQE, from the coding sequence ATGAATACCGGGAGCGAAAGCGGCCCGATCGTTCGGGTCAGCCGCCTGGTCAAACGTTACGGGGGAAAACCGGTGGTAAGCGGCGTCAGTTTCGAGGTGGCGGAAGGGGAGGTGTTCGGCCTTTTGGGGCCCAACGGGGCCGGCAAGACGACGACGATGGAGATGATCGAGGGCCTGCGCCTTCCCGACGAAGGGGAGATTTTCGTGGACGGCATCGACGCCATCCGCCATCGGGACCGGGTCAAACGGATCATCGGCGTTCAGCTGCAGTCGACGGCCCTGTTTGAGCATCTCACCGTCCGGGAATCCCTCCAGCTCTACGCCAGCTTTTACGGCATATCCCGGGACTTCGAGCCGCTGCTGGATTCCTTTGACCTGAAAGAAAAGGAGCGGACCCTGGTGAAACATCTTTCCGGAGGACAGCGGCAGCGGCTGGCCATTGCCCTGGCGGTGGTGCACGATCCCAAGGTTCTCTTTCTGGATGAGCCGACGACGGGGCTGGATCCCCAAGCCCGGCGCGGACTGTGGGAGATCATCCGGAAGCTGAAGGGGGAGGGCCGGACGATTTTCTTGTCCACCCATTACATGGAGGAGGCGGAGCAGCTCTGCGATCGGGTGGCCATCATGGACCGGGGGGAGATCATCGCCCTGGACACGCCGGCGGGGTTGATCCGGGGATTGGAGTCGGACAGCGTCGTGGAGTTTACGGCGGAGTCGGAGGCCGAAGCGGCGTTTCATCGGCTCCCGGGGGTGAAGGAAGTGAGGCGGACCGGAGAACGGCAGACGGGCGTCGTCCTTTTGACGGATCGCCTGCAGGAGACGCTGAGCGGATTGATCACCTGGGCCGGCGAGCGGGGGGTGGTCCTGAAGGATCTCCGCACCCGAACGGCCACCCTGGAGGATGTGTTCCTACAGCGGACCGGAAAGAGGTTGACACAGGAATGA
- a CDS encoding antibiotic biosynthesis monooxygenase family protein — protein MYLVNNRIPVKNEEHLRELKERFQNAPQSMKAVPGFVSFRLLKAEDGSHLVAETVFETKQDFINWTQSEHFRKAHGGRRAEEGRPDVSAYEVLIP, from the coding sequence ATGTATTTGGTCAACAACCGGATTCCCGTCAAAAACGAAGAACATCTCCGGGAACTGAAGGAACGGTTCCAAAATGCCCCCCAATCGATGAAGGCCGTTCCGGGCTTCGTCTCCTTCCGCCTGCTGAAAGCGGAGGACGGCTCCCACCTGGTGGCGGAAACCGTCTTCGAAACCAAACAGGACTTCATCAACTGGACGCAGAGCGAACACTTCCGGAAGGCCCACGGCGGCCGCCGGGCGGAAGAGGGCCGTCCCGACGTCTCCGCCTACGAAGTGCTGATTCCGTAA
- a CDS encoding dihydrofolate reductase family protein: protein MARKVIVYIAMSLDGYIARENGEIDWLLENSPSDPADYGYPEFYGTIDTVIMGKATYDQLPELTETFPYKGKKCYVFSRTASGRDEHAEYVNGDIGAFVEALKGRSGKNIWLVGGSELIEGFLEAGAVDEFMICVIPVLIGGGIPLFRKNGRQERLKLKSHFRFGDCVMLHYEVLR from the coding sequence TTGGCGAGGAAAGTGATCGTATACATCGCGATGAGTCTGGACGGGTATATCGCCCGGGAAAACGGGGAGATCGACTGGCTGCTGGAAAATTCCCCGTCGGATCCCGCGGACTATGGCTACCCGGAGTTTTACGGGACGATCGACACCGTGATCATGGGAAAGGCGACCTACGATCAGCTTCCGGAGCTGACCGAAACGTTTCCCTACAAGGGGAAAAAGTGTTACGTCTTTTCCAGGACCGCTTCCGGCCGCGATGAACACGCGGAATATGTGAACGGGGACATCGGGGCCTTCGTGGAGGCGTTGAAAGGGCGATCGGGAAAGAACATCTGGTTGGTCGGGGGCAGCGAGCTGATCGAGGGGTTCCTGGAAGCGGGTGCGGTGGACGAGTTCATGATCTGTGTGATCCCCGTGTTGATCGGCGGGGGGATTCCGCTGTTCCGGAAGAACGGACGTCAGGAGCGGCTGAAGCTGAAAAGCCACTTCCGCTTCGGCGACTGCGTGATGCTCCATTACGAGGTGTTGCGGTGA
- a CDS encoding helix-turn-helix transcriptional regulator: MRGDRLLALLLLLQRRGKVTTRELAEELEVSSRTVLRDLNALSALGIPVVADRGKNGGWRLLDEYRKTLLTLTAEEIASLFLPFPESLLRDLGIDRPFRIARQKLFPHLPSPAEPRAQKLWDRIHIDLEPWKEKIEKPEWMTPVLQAVWEERKLRIDYERADGKRKTRTVNPLGLVARGRGWYLVAADGEGEIRSYRLSRIRFAEILQERFARPEGFEIASYWKRSKARFVANLPEYTVRAELSPDALRRIRFTGRFVRLLEEETPDARGWTPVTLRFDTEQEAAETLLGFHSQIRVLSPRSLRKKIREMAESVLKLYELE, encoded by the coding sequence ATGCGGGGGGACCGGTTGCTGGCCCTTCTTCTCCTTCTGCAGCGACGGGGAAAGGTCACCACAAGAGAATTGGCGGAGGAGCTGGAGGTGTCCAGCCGGACCGTTTTGCGGGATCTGAACGCCCTCAGCGCCCTGGGAATCCCCGTGGTGGCGGACCGGGGAAAAAACGGGGGATGGCGCCTGCTCGACGAATACCGAAAAACCTTGCTCACCCTGACGGCGGAAGAGATCGCCTCCCTGTTCCTCCCTTTCCCGGAATCCCTTTTGCGGGATTTGGGAATCGACCGGCCCTTTCGGATCGCCCGGCAAAAACTGTTCCCCCACCTCCCCTCCCCCGCGGAACCCCGGGCCCAAAAACTGTGGGACCGCATCCACATCGATCTGGAACCCTGGAAGGAAAAAATCGAAAAACCCGAATGGATGACTCCCGTGCTGCAGGCGGTCTGGGAGGAGAGAAAACTGAGGATCGATTATGAACGGGCGGACGGAAAGCGAAAGACGCGGACAGTCAACCCCCTCGGCCTGGTGGCGAGGGGACGCGGCTGGTATCTGGTCGCCGCCGACGGGGAAGGGGAAATCCGCAGTTACAGGCTCAGCCGGATCCGGTTTGCCGAGATCCTGCAGGAACGCTTCGCGCGCCCCGAGGGATTCGAGATCGCCTCCTATTGGAAGCGGTCCAAGGCCCGCTTTGTCGCAAACCTGCCCGAGTACACCGTCCGGGCGGAACTTTCACCGGATGCGCTCCGGCGGATCCGGTTCACCGGCCGGTTTGTGCGCCTGCTGGAGGAGGAAACGCCCGACGCACGGGGATGGACCCCCGTCACCCTCCGGTTTGATACGGAACAGGAGGCGGCGGAAACCCTCCTCGGCTTCCACAGCCAGATCCGGGTCCTCTCCCCCCGGTCCCTGAGGAAAAAAATCCGGGAGATGGCCGAGTCGGTGCTGAAGCTCTATGAATTGGAATAA
- the rplK gene encoding 50S ribosomal protein L11 produces the protein MGKNVIRRLKLELEAGKANPAKVGKDLAPTGINLLAFCQKYNELTAGQQGMIIPAEVTVFEDRSFVLRTKTPPTAFLLKRAAGIEKGAARPGHETVATLSRKDLEKIAEIKLPDLNTNRLENAVKMIEGTARNMGIRIAD, from the coding sequence ATGGGAAAAAACGTGATTCGAAGGCTGAAACTGGAGCTGGAAGCCGGAAAAGCCAATCCGGCCAAAGTGGGGAAGGACCTCGCGCCGACGGGAATCAACCTGCTCGCTTTCTGTCAGAAATATAACGAACTGACCGCCGGACAGCAGGGGATGATCATCCCCGCGGAGGTGACCGTGTTCGAGGACCGTTCCTTCGTCCTCCGGACCAAGACGCCCCCCACCGCCTTCCTTCTCAAACGTGCCGCGGGAATCGAAAAGGGGGCCGCCCGGCCGGGCCACGAAACCGTCGCCACCCTTTCGCGAAAGGATTTGGAAAAGATCGCCGAGATCAAACTGCCGGATCTGAACACGAACCGGCTGGAAAACGCTGTGAAAATGATCGAAGGAACCGCCCGCAACATGGGCATCCGGATTGCGGATTAA
- a CDS encoding MerR family transcriptional regulator: MKQNLYTTGQLAEKAFVTIRTLRYYDKVGLLKPSHHSDGGHRLYTDEDLFRLEQILGLKFLGFSLTEIKRFLEKPKSLSESLAMQKEILKDKKERIEQAIDAIEEVENKLAEKQPDWEAILDLLRVIRLEKDEDWWEKYCDTSVQIARGPKGREWMEKTYTEEQRKRLQELHPGYSEEQAREDSLKWREVILLLKRLVTEGKDPAGPEAQELAKRWWDLVQAFTKGDEEIRQSLSEGMKDTPYPRPYTQEEEAFIHKALEIFKKGS, translated from the coding sequence GTGAAACAAAACCTTTACACAACGGGACAGTTGGCGGAAAAGGCGTTCGTCACGATTCGGACGCTCCGCTATTACGACAAGGTGGGACTGTTGAAGCCCTCCCACCACTCCGACGGAGGGCACCGGCTCTACACCGACGAGGATTTGTTTCGCCTGGAGCAGATCCTGGGCCTGAAGTTCCTCGGATTTTCCCTCACCGAAATCAAGCGCTTTTTGGAAAAACCGAAATCCCTCTCCGAGTCGCTCGCCATGCAGAAGGAAATTTTGAAGGACAAGAAAGAACGCATCGAGCAGGCAATCGACGCCATCGAAGAAGTGGAAAACAAGCTGGCGGAAAAGCAGCCCGACTGGGAGGCGATCCTGGATCTGCTCCGGGTGATCCGTCTGGAAAAGGACGAGGACTGGTGGGAGAAATACTGCGACACTTCCGTCCAAATCGCCCGGGGACCCAAGGGACGGGAATGGATGGAGAAAACCTACACCGAAGAGCAGCGGAAGCGGCTTCAGGAACTTCATCCCGGCTACAGCGAGGAGCAGGCCCGGGAGGACTCCCTGAAGTGGAGAGAGGTGATACTCCTCCTGAAACGGCTGGTGACCGAGGGAAAAGATCCCGCCGGTCCCGAGGCGCAGGAGCTTGCAAAGCGATGGTGGGATCTGGTTCAGGCCTTCACCAAGGGGGATGAGGAAATCCGGCAAAGCCTCTCGGAAGGGATGAAGGACACTCCCTATCCCCGCCCCTACACCCAAGAGGAAGAAGCCTTCATCCACAAGGCTCTGGAAATCTTCAAAAAAGGCTCGTAA